One region of Citrus sinensis cultivar Valencia sweet orange chromosome 6, DVS_A1.0, whole genome shotgun sequence genomic DNA includes:
- the LOC102620832 gene encoding ribonuclease MRP protein subunit POP4 — protein sequence MATNTSTEDQRKRTMEALERRFATAKAEALQQVKHGKKRSLNDDEMETPATNSSHIASSPHVTDRSAANTPKSLSKKGNFTFSGYTAFQDLEESGLTYSQLPQSIHENLLTTNVEPSSRGSTVDNVLHGLFQNGDSAQKYLQGSRSMKIDNWILLDNYVQGRNVSPGSHIKALQIHSKRSRKHMSMKQLKRSGALDLPKDLQKFEKYKPMHEMWKGYITQLLKSTGKNQLAQCLLSADLHGANIIVAECKTSALTGLSGIMIRETTETFGMVTPDDKFHVVPKKVSVLMFRVDCWKITLLGDKLTSRNLGL from the exons ATGGCTACAAATACAAGCACGGAAGATCAAAGAAAACGCACTATGGAGGCATTGGAGCGAAGGTTTGCAACTGCGAAAGCTGAGGCGCTTCAACAAGTGAAGCATGGGAAAAAGAGATCACTCAACGATGATGAAATGGAAACTCCTGCGACAAATTCTTCACATATTGCTTCCTCACCGCATGTAACGGATAGATCAGCTGCTAACACCCCGAAATCCTTATCTAAGAAAG GGAATTTCACTTTCTCGGGTTACACTGCATTCCAAG ATTTGGAAGAAAGTGGATTAACATATTCTCAGCTCCCCCAGTCCATACATGAGAATCTGCTGACAACCAATGTCGAG CCTTCTAGTAGAGGAAGCACAGTAGATAATGTTTTGCATGGGCTTTTTCAAAATGGTGATTCAGCTCAGAAGTATCTGCAGGGATCAAGAAGCATGAAAATTGACAACTGGATCCTCCTCGATAATTATGTACAAGGACGTAATGTATCCCCTGGCTCTCACATTAAGGCCTTGCAAATCCACTCAAAACGGTCTAGAAAGCACATGTCCATGAAACAGCTTAAAAGAAGTGGAGCACTTGATTTGCCAAAGGATCTGCAAAA GTTTGAGAAGTATAAGCCAATGCATGAAATGTGGAAGGGCTATATTACACAACTTCTTAAAAGCACTGG GAAAAATCAGTTGGCCCAGTGTCTTCTTAGTGCAGATTTACACGGTGCTAATATTATAG TTGCAGAGTGTAAGACATCTGCTCTCACTGGATTGAGTGGTATAATGATTCGTGAAACTACAGAAACATTTGGGATGGTTACACCAGATGATAAATTTCATG TTGTTCCTAAAAAGGTTTCTGTCCTCATGTTCCGAGTTGACTGCTGGAAGATAACGTTGTTGGGAGACAAACTTACTTCAAGAAATTTGGGATTGTAG